In Peptostreptococcus equinus, the DNA window AGCTCATCGACTTTTACGAACTTATACGAAATGCTAGGTAAAGAAAATGAATCTTATCTAAATAATATAAAGAAAGTATCAATAGGAGATATTACAAGTAATACAATAAAAAAAGCAGGTTTTGAAATAGAACTACAAGCTCAAAAAGCCAGCATAGAATCCATGGTTGAAAAAATAATAGAAGATGCTAAGAAAGATAGGTAAAAATAAATATAATTATATATATAAAATATGAATTTAATTTAGAACAAGAAAAAATTGAAAATTAATATAGAGAGGGGATGAGCTTATGTTTTTTCCAATAATGATTGACATTGAAAATATGAATATAATCATAGTAGGCGGGGGAAAAATAGGATATAAAAAAGCAAAATTCATATCTCAGTTAGGCAAAAAAGTAAAAGTGATTTCTAAAGAGTTTTGTTCAGATTTTAATAAGAATGAGTTTGAAGTTGAATTAGTAAAGAAAGAATTTCAGATGTCTGACTTAGAAGAGGCTGATATAGTATATGCGGCACTTGACAATTCAAAACTAAATACAGACATAGCAAATTATTGTAAAATAAATAGGATACTAGTAAACTCAGTAGATGATAGAAAAAAATCTAATTTTATAAATACAGGTTTTTTCACGGAAAAAATAGAGGATACAGATGTAATGGTATCTGTATCTACATTTGGAAATAATTGTAAGATGGCTAGAGATTTGAGAGATGAATTAAAAGCTTATTTGGAGGATTAAAATGAATATAGATGATTTAAATCCAGCCCAAAAACAGGCAGTAGAAAAAACTGAAGGTCCAGTTTTAATACTAGCAGGTGCGGGATCAGGAAAGACAAAAGTACTAACAACAAGAATAGCATACTTAGTTGAAGACAAAAATGTAAATCCAACTAATATTTTAGCTATTACATTTACCAATAAAGCAGCAAATGAAATGAGAGAAAGAGTACAAAATATTGTTGGAGAAAATTCTCAGGATATGTGGATATCAACTTTCCATTCTTGTTGCGTAAAAATATTAAGAAAAGATATTAATAAGATAGGATATAATAGAAGCTTTGTTATATATGATTCTGCGGACCAATTGACGCTGATAAAAGAGTGTATGAAAGAACTTGATTTAAGCGACAAAAAATTTGAACCAAAATCAATAATATCATATATATCATCAGCAAAAGATAAACTTCAGAGTCCAGCAGAATTTGCAAGAATGGCATCAGGTGATTTGTGGCTTTCTCAAATAGCAGAAGTTTATGCTATATATCAAGATAGACTTCAGAGAAATAGTGCTCTTGACTTTGATGATTTAATTTACAAGACAGTAGAACTTCTAAAAGAAAATGAAGATGTACTTAATTTTTATAGAGGAAGATTCAAATATATTATGGTAGATGAATATCAGGATACCTCAAAAGCTCAGTATGAATTAATAAAGATGTTGGCACTAGGACATCAAAATATATGTGTTGTTGGAGATGATGACCAAAGTATATATGGATGGAGAGGTGCTGATATTAGAAATATTCTAGAATTTGAAAAAGATTATGATGATGTTTTCGTAGTTAAACTAGAACAAAATTATAGATCTACTCAGACAATACTAGATACAGCAAACCATTTGATTGCAAATAATGTAGAAAGAAAGAAAAAGAGTCTTTGGAGTGATAGAAAAGAAGGAAATCTAGTAAAAGTCAAGCTTTTAAGATCGGAAGTAGAAGAAGCAAATTATGTTGTTAATGAGATTTATGAAAATGCAACAAAATCAGGTAGACCATATTCAGACTATGCTGTACTTTATAGGGCTAATGCACAGGCAAGAGCAGTAGAAGATGCTTTAAATAGATTCCAAATACCATATAATATTTACGGTGGCACCAAGTTCTATGAAAGAAAAGAAATCAAGGATTTGATGGCTTATCTCAGAGTTATAGTGAATCCTCAGGATGATATAGCTATAAAAAGAATAATTAATATACCAAAAAGATCTATAGGACTTAGAACTATAGAAAAACTTGAAGACAGAGCAAATCTTATGAAAGAAAGTCTATATTCGGTGCTTTTAGATGTAGATAATAATTCTGATATATCTACAAAGTCAAAAAAGGGTATAAATGAATTTGTAGATTTAATAGGTTTATTTAGAGCCTTGGAGCAAAATGAGTCTCCGAGTAAAATGGTAGAAAAAGTGCTAGATTTAACTGGTTATTTAGCTGAATTAGAAGCAATTGTAAACAAAAATCAATCCTTAGAAAACGGAAAGTCCCAAGAAGCACAGGATAGAATAGACAACTTAAAGGAATTTATTTCTATAGCACTTGAATATGAGAATTCTGATAAATTTGAAGATGAAGAAAAGACTTTGGGTAATTTTATAGCAAATATTTCCTTGGCAAGTGATGTAATAGATGAGGAAGAGGAAATAGGCATTGAAAAAGTATCATTAATGACAATGCATTCTTCAAAAGGTCTAGAATTTCCAGTCGTGTTCATTGTAGGTATGGAAGAAAAAATATTCCCAATAGCTAGAGCAATATCAAGTATGGAAACAGCTGATATAGAAGAAGAAAGAAGGCTATGCTATGTTGGTATCACTAGAGCTATGAGAGAGCTATACCTAACATATACAGCGAGTAGAACCCTATATGGTAAAACTTCTATTAACCTAAAATCTAGATTTTTAGGTGAACTTCCAGATGAGACTATAGAGATTTTAGATACACCAGTAAAAGCGACACCATATGGAAATGCAGATTATAGCCTACTTAAAAAATATTCAGACAAATATAAGACAAATATGAATATTGATAGAGCTAAAAAAGTTGGCGCAAAAATAATTGAAAAACCAGTAAAGGGTGAAGGTGCAGGATATGATTCCTATAATTCTGAAGAAATTCCAAAAGTGAAGATAGGATCTAAAATCGAACATCCTACTTTTGGAGAGGGTTCAATAATTTCAAAAGCGGGAGCAGAAGTAACAGTAGCATTTAATAAAAAAGGCGTAAAAAAGATAAACCTAGAATATACCACAATAAAAGTTTTAAAGTATTAAGGAGGTCTTATGAAAGAAATAGAAAATGTCGATAACAGATGCTTGGATAAGGACTGTGCATTAAGATTGGTAGATTTTATAAATCTAAGTCCAAGTATGTATAATGCTATAGATAATTTAATAGATTTTCTAAGAGAGTACGGTTATAAGGAAATAGACTTAAAAAATAAAATTTCTATGCAAGTCGGTGGAAATTATTATATATCTTTAGGTTCATCTGGATTGATTGCGTTTTCAATAAAGTGTGATGAAATTGAGACTAAGGGCTTAAAAATAATAGGTAGTCATAGTGATTCGCCTTGCTTTAGGATTAAACCAAATCCTGAAGTAAAAGTAGGAGATTATATTAAATTAAACGTAGAACCTTATGGTGGAATGATAGATAGTACATGGCTAGATAGACCACTAGGAATAGCTGGTAGAGTATTTATAAGAAATAAAGAGCATATATTTAAGCCTAAAGAATTTGTAGTAGATAGTAAAAGAGCAGAATGTATAATTCCAAATTTAGCTATACACATGAATAGACAAGTAAATGATGGGCATGCTTATAATAAACAAAATGAACTTATGCCACTTGTGCTTTCAACAATGAAAGATGTTGAAGAATCCTATATTAATACTTTATGTGTAGAATTAATTGAAAGAGATTATAATATAAAAATTGAAAAAGAAGATATATTGGATTTTGACTTATATCTATATGAATATGAAAAAGCATCATTGGTCGGAGCAAAGGGTGAATTTATATCTTCTGGAAGATTAGATAATTTATCTTCTGCTTACGCAAGTATAGAAGCGTTGATAGACACTACTAGAGATTCTAGTTCAGCTATAAATATGGCTGTAGTATTTAATAATGAAGAGGTAGGAAGTCTTTCAAAAGAAGGAGCAGATTCCAGAACCTTGGAAAATATAATAGAAAGAATATGTATTGGACTAGGTAAAAGTAGAGAAGAAATGTTAATGGCTATTGAAAATTCATTTATGCTTTCAGCTGATCTCGCTCATGCTGTACATCCAAATTATAAAGACCAAGCAGATCCAACTAACAAACCGGAATTTGGAAAGGGCTTGGCAATAAAGATACATGCTGGTAAAGCATATGCTAGTGATGCACAATCAGTATCTGTATTTACTGATATTTGTAAACGTGCAGGAATAGAGTATCAGTTGTTCACTAATAGGTCTGATAAAAGAAGCGGATCCACAATAGGCTCAATAGTATCTTCAAAATTATCCATGCCAATAGTTGATTTTGGTATGCCGATATTAGCTATGCACTCTATTAGAGAACTAGCTATGGTAGAAGATTATAATAATTATAGACAGGCGATGAAAGAATTTTTTAGTATATAGTAAATAATAAAAGAGGCTGAATTTATCAGCCTCAATTTTTTATTCACTATACTCTTTCTGGTTCTGGATAATCTACTCCAAAAGTGTCTACAGTCATTTTCGCTATTTTCTGATCTTTTTTTGGTTTGTCTCCAAAGCTAGTTTTAGTATCAGCTATTTCGTCTACTATGTCCATTCCTTCGATAACTCTACCAAAACTTGCATACTGTCCATCAAGGTGTGGAGAGTTTTGATGCATAATGAAGAACTGAGAACCAGCTGAATTAGGATTCATAGCTCTTGCCATTGATAGAACACCTCTATCATGCTTTAGATTATTTGTAAATCCGTTCATAGTGAATTCACCAGCTATTGAATATCCTGGTCCACCCATACCATTACCATTTGGGCAACCACCCTGAATCATAAATCCTTTAATTACTCTGTGGAAGATTAGGCCGTCATAGTAACCTTTATTTACAAGTGATATAAAATTATTTACTGAATTTGGAGCTATATGAGGATAAAGTTCAGCTTTTATTATCCCTCCATTTTCCATTTCTATTGTTAGTATTGGATT includes these proteins:
- a CDS encoding precorrin-2 dehydrogenase/sirohydrochlorin ferrochelatase family protein, whose amino-acid sequence is MFFPIMIDIENMNIIIVGGGKIGYKKAKFISQLGKKVKVISKEFCSDFNKNEFEVELVKKEFQMSDLEEADIVYAALDNSKLNTDIANYCKINRILVNSVDDRKKSNFINTGFFTEKIEDTDVMVSVSTFGNNCKMARDLRDELKAYLED
- a CDS encoding ATP-dependent helicase, encoding MNIDDLNPAQKQAVEKTEGPVLILAGAGSGKTKVLTTRIAYLVEDKNVNPTNILAITFTNKAANEMRERVQNIVGENSQDMWISTFHSCCVKILRKDINKIGYNRSFVIYDSADQLTLIKECMKELDLSDKKFEPKSIISYISSAKDKLQSPAEFARMASGDLWLSQIAEVYAIYQDRLQRNSALDFDDLIYKTVELLKENEDVLNFYRGRFKYIMVDEYQDTSKAQYELIKMLALGHQNICVVGDDDQSIYGWRGADIRNILEFEKDYDDVFVVKLEQNYRSTQTILDTANHLIANNVERKKKSLWSDRKEGNLVKVKLLRSEVEEANYVVNEIYENATKSGRPYSDYAVLYRANAQARAVEDALNRFQIPYNIYGGTKFYERKEIKDLMAYLRVIVNPQDDIAIKRIINIPKRSIGLRTIEKLEDRANLMKESLYSVLLDVDNNSDISTKSKKGINEFVDLIGLFRALEQNESPSKMVEKVLDLTGYLAELEAIVNKNQSLENGKSQEAQDRIDNLKEFISIALEYENSDKFEDEEKTLGNFIANISLASDVIDEEEEIGIEKVSLMTMHSSKGLEFPVVFIVGMEEKIFPIARAISSMETADIEEERRLCYVGITRAMRELYLTYTASRTLYGKTSINLKSRFLGELPDETIEILDTPVKATPYGNADYSLLKKYSDKYKTNMNIDRAKKVGAKIIEKPVKGEGAGYDSYNSEEIPKVKIGSKIEHPTFGEGSIISKAGAEVTVAFNKKGVKKINLEYTTIKVLKY
- a CDS encoding M18 family aminopeptidase — encoded protein: MKEIENVDNRCLDKDCALRLVDFINLSPSMYNAIDNLIDFLREYGYKEIDLKNKISMQVGGNYYISLGSSGLIAFSIKCDEIETKGLKIIGSHSDSPCFRIKPNPEVKVGDYIKLNVEPYGGMIDSTWLDRPLGIAGRVFIRNKEHIFKPKEFVVDSKRAECIIPNLAIHMNRQVNDGHAYNKQNELMPLVLSTMKDVEESYINTLCVELIERDYNIKIEKEDILDFDLYLYEYEKASLVGAKGEFISSGRLDNLSSAYASIEALIDTTRDSSSAINMAVVFNNEEVGSLSKEGADSRTLENIIERICIGLGKSREEMLMAIENSFMLSADLAHAVHPNYKDQADPTNKPEFGKGLAIKIHAGKAYASDAQSVSVFTDICKRAGIEYQLFTNRSDKRSGSTIGSIVSSKLSMPIVDFGMPILAMHSIRELAMVEDYNNYRQAMKEFFSI
- a CDS encoding peptidylprolyl isomerase produces the protein MENNPILTIEMENGGIIKAELYPHIAPNSVNNFISLVNKGYYDGLIFHRVIKGFMIQGGCPNGNGMGGPGYSIAGEFTMNGFTNNLKHDRGVLSMARAMNPNSAGSQFFIMHQNSPHLDGQYASFGRVIEGMDIVDEIADTKTSFGDKPKKDQKIAKMTVDTFGVDYPEPERV